The following coding sequences are from one Clostridioides difficile ATCC 9689 = DSM 1296 window:
- a CDS encoding Gfo/Idh/MocA family protein — translation MMGKIRFGIVGTSNIANIFLRAASRVKDFELVAVYSRNLEKAREFGTLYGASIFFDDLEQMAKSKDIDAVYIASPNALHSKQTITCLKHKKHVLCEKSLASNLKEVKSMIKTAKDNNVLLMEAMRITCVPNFKAVKENLYKIGKIRRFFGSYCQYSSRYDKYKNGIIENAFKKELSNGALMDIGVYCIHPMVNLFGAPKTVKAVSHILQTGVDGEGSAVFQYDDMDAIIQYSKVADSYIPSEIQGEEGSIIIEKLNLFEKAIIKYRDGREEDISIPKEKAEEKPREIEGMYYELVEFISLINNNKIESNINSHENSIIVMEIMDEIRRQSSIVYPADSI, via the coding sequence ATGATGGGTAAAATAAGATTTGGTATTGTTGGGACAAGCAATATAGCAAATATATTTCTAAGAGCTGCATCTAGGGTTAAAGACTTTGAATTGGTTGCTGTATATTCTAGAAATTTAGAAAAAGCTAGAGAATTTGGAACTCTATATGGAGCAAGTATTTTTTTTGATGATTTAGAACAAATGGCTAAATCGAAGGATATAGATGCTGTATACATAGCTTCTCCAAATGCATTACATTCAAAGCAAACCATTACTTGTTTAAAACACAAAAAACATGTGCTTTGTGAAAAGTCGTTAGCATCTAATTTAAAAGAAGTCAAATCAATGATAAAAACAGCCAAAGATAATAATGTATTGCTTATGGAAGCTATGAGAATTACATGTGTTCCAAACTTTAAAGCAGTTAAAGAAAACTTATATAAAATAGGGAAAATAAGAAGATTTTTTGGAAGCTATTGTCAGTATTCTTCAAGATATGATAAATATAAAAATGGAATTATAGAAAATGCCTTTAAAAAAGAGTTGTCAAATGGAGCTTTAATGGATATAGGAGTGTATTGTATACATCCTATGGTGAATTTATTTGGTGCTCCAAAAACTGTAAAGGCAGTTTCTCATATACTTCAAACTGGAGTGGATGGAGAAGGTTCAGCTGTATTTCAATATGATGATATGGATGCGATAATTCAGTATTCTAAAGTAGCTGATTCTTATATACCATCTGAAATACAAGGAGAAGAGGGAAGTATAATAATTGAAAAGCTTAATCTATTTGAAAAAGCTATTATTAAATACAGAGATGGAAGAGAAGAAGATATATCTATTCCAAAAGAAAAAGCAGAGGAAAAGCCTAGAGAAATAGAAGGAATGTATTATGAACTTGTAGAGTTTATAAGTCTTATAAATAACAATAAAATAGAATCAAATATAAATTCTCATGAAAATTCAATAATAGTAATGGAAATTATGGATGAGATAAGAAGACAAAGTAGTATTGTTTATCCAGCTGATAGTATATAG